The following proteins are encoded in a genomic region of Bacillus horti:
- the ytaF gene encoding sporulation membrane protein YtaF, with protein sequence MIEVMSILILAFAVSLDSFGVGITYGLRKVYIPFISIFIIAICSGITIIVAMLLGQGLSLLISPAFAGALGGLILIGIGLWALSQTFKAQQEQHAGGGQEKSTQIQEASDDSINDNRVWTIEFKKLGIVVQILRKPMMADIDRSGVISGKEAFVLGIALSLDSFGAGIGAALLGYSPLLVAILIATMSSLFVFLGVKCGALLSSRAWVSKFSYAPGIILVLFGFLKLF encoded by the coding sequence TTGATAGAAGTCATGTCAATACTCATTTTAGCGTTTGCTGTTAGTTTGGATAGCTTTGGCGTGGGAATCACGTATGGCTTACGAAAAGTATACATTCCGTTTATATCCATCTTCATCATAGCGATATGCTCCGGCATTACGATTATAGTGGCGATGTTACTTGGTCAAGGACTAAGCCTGCTTATTTCCCCAGCTTTTGCAGGGGCTCTAGGTGGTCTCATTCTTATTGGGATTGGATTATGGGCGCTTAGCCAGACATTTAAGGCACAGCAGGAACAGCACGCTGGAGGTGGGCAGGAGAAAAGTACACAGATTCAGGAAGCTTCTGACGATAGCATAAATGATAATAGAGTATGGACGATAGAGTTTAAGAAACTAGGGATTGTTGTTCAGATTTTACGTAAACCGATGATGGCTGATATTGACCGCTCAGGAGTAATCTCAGGAAAGGAAGCGTTTGTCTTAGGGATAGCCCTGTCTTTGGATTCTTTTGGTGCGGGTATAGGGGCTGCTTTATTGGGCTATTCACCATTGCTTGTAGCCATCCTAATAGCAACAATGAGTAGTTTGTTTGTTTTCTTAGGAGTAAAATGTGGAGCGCTTTTATCCTCGCGTGCGTGGGTCAGTAAGTTTAGCTATGCCCCTGGAATTATTCTTGTGCTCTTTGGCTTTTTAAAGTTATTTTAA
- the coaE gene encoding dephospho-CoA kinase (Dephospho-CoA kinase (CoaE) performs the final step in coenzyme A biosynthesis.), whose amino-acid sequence MYMVIGLTGGIATGKSTVSRVLIDLGALVIDADKIAREVVKPGSPALLEIKEEFGENILLENGELDRKALGHIVFQNQEARLKLNSIIHPAIRAEMTKQKEEALENGHSFIVMDIPLLFESKLEHMVEQILVVYIPQAVQLERLMQRDKIDKQEALNRINSQISIEEKKHRGHAYVNNSGTIQETAQQLELILKKWSIIT is encoded by the coding sequence ATTTATATGGTTATCGGCTTAACTGGAGGAATTGCAACAGGAAAATCTACAGTCTCGAGAGTGCTTATCGATCTCGGGGCTCTTGTGATTGATGCAGATAAGATTGCCCGAGAAGTGGTCAAGCCTGGTTCGCCAGCCTTACTTGAAATAAAAGAAGAGTTTGGTGAAAATATCCTTTTGGAAAACGGAGAGTTAGATCGCAAGGCTTTAGGTCATATTGTTTTTCAAAACCAAGAAGCTAGGTTAAAGCTAAATAGCATCATCCATCCAGCTATTCGAGCAGAAATGACTAAGCAAAAGGAAGAAGCTCTAGAAAACGGGCATAGCTTTATTGTTATGGATATTCCCTTATTATTTGAGAGCAAGCTAGAGCATATGGTTGAACAAATTTTGGTCGTTTATATTCCCCAGGCTGTACAATTAGAACGTTTAATGCAACGAGATAAGATAGACAAACAAGAGGCACTAAACCGTATTAATAGCCAGATCTCTATTGAAGAGAAGAAACATAGGGGACATGCTTACGTTAATAACTCAGGCACCATACAAGAAACCGCACAACAGCTAGAATTGATTTTAAAGAAG
- the hflK gene encoding FtsH protease activity modulator HflK has product MVSVKQIYIGFLGILLLIALVLVATTSWYTVDASEQAILVTLGKPEDEVILSGLHFKLPWPIQTVNILSREPFSLTLGYEEQNGQITEHIAEAKMITGDENIILADLEIQWRIIDPVAYLFNTEDPVSILYNATSASLRGVIGNTEVDDALTDGREEIMDRIRTYLNDLVQTYGLGISIVQVNLQDVVLPNEEVSLAFRKVTDAREERNTKINQAQRYRNENYNVALGEKDAIISRAEGQKVERVERARGDVAKFDAIYSEFVNNPDITRQRLILETLEQVLPGAQIYIMDEGSDTVKYLPIQAVRGGDTDGR; this is encoded by the coding sequence ATGGTAAGTGTGAAACAAATTTACATAGGCTTTCTTGGTATTTTACTATTGATTGCCTTGGTTTTAGTGGCGACTACATCTTGGTATACAGTAGACGCTTCAGAGCAAGCGATTCTTGTAACTTTAGGAAAGCCAGAGGATGAGGTGATTCTATCAGGATTGCATTTTAAGCTTCCTTGGCCTATTCAGACAGTTAACATTTTATCGAGGGAGCCATTTAGCTTAACACTTGGTTATGAGGAACAGAATGGGCAAATTACAGAGCATATCGCAGAAGCCAAAATGATAACAGGGGATGAAAATATTATTTTGGCTGATTTAGAAATACAATGGCGGATCATTGATCCTGTTGCGTATCTTTTTAATACGGAAGACCCAGTAAGCATTTTGTATAATGCAACTTCCGCATCATTAAGAGGTGTTATTGGTAATACAGAGGTAGATGATGCTTTAACGGATGGTCGAGAAGAAATCATGGATAGGATAAGAACGTATCTTAACGACTTGGTACAGACTTATGGTCTAGGAATATCAATTGTTCAGGTTAACCTACAGGATGTAGTTCTACCGAATGAAGAGGTTAGCTTGGCTTTCCGCAAAGTGACGGATGCTCGTGAGGAACGAAATACGAAAATTAATCAGGCTCAGCGTTACAGAAATGAAAATTACAATGTCGCTCTAGGGGAAAAGGACGCTATTATTAGCCGTGCTGAAGGACAAAAGGTGGAACGTGTTGAGCGAGCACGTGGAGACGTGGCAAAGTTTGATGCGATCTACTCAGAATTTGTAAATAACCCTGACATAACTCGTCAGCGTTTAATTTTGGAGACGCTAGAACAGGTATTACCAGGTGCTCAGATCTATATTATGGATGAGGGGTCAGATACGGTAAAATACCTTCCTATTCAAGCGGTGAGAGGAGGAGACACTGATGGAAGATAA
- the phoU gene encoding phosphate signaling complex protein PhoU, whose protein sequence is MGVRKNFELEMNQLTEKLISMGELAEAAFSSSIEALKNQDTEQATRIIDNDEQINAIEEEIEELVVKIIASQQPVASDLRKIMSAIKITTSVERIGDFAVDIAKSTLRIGNEELVKPLQDIPAMAELVQRMIRESLQAYKTDNAELAQEISELDDKVDSLYAKIVQDLLSRMVDAPQKMDQIMQLAFVARYIERMADHVTNISEAILYSVKGKRMDLNQ, encoded by the coding sequence TTGGGAGTTAGAAAGAATTTTGAATTGGAAATGAATCAGCTTACGGAAAAGCTAATAAGTATGGGAGAGCTAGCAGAAGCAGCTTTCAGTTCATCCATTGAAGCTTTAAAGAATCAGGATACAGAACAGGCCACAAGAATAATTGACAATGATGAGCAAATTAATGCGATTGAGGAAGAGATCGAAGAGCTTGTTGTTAAAATCATAGCTTCCCAGCAGCCTGTAGCCAGTGACTTAAGAAAAATTATGTCGGCCATAAAAATTACGACAAGCGTTGAAAGGATAGGAGATTTTGCGGTGGATATAGCGAAGTCCACATTACGTATTGGCAATGAAGAGCTTGTTAAACCCCTTCAGGATATCCCGGCTATGGCTGAGCTTGTTCAACGCATGATCAGAGAATCCCTGCAAGCGTATAAAACGGATAACGCTGAACTAGCACAGGAAATCTCTGAGCTTGATGATAAGGTAGATTCCTTGTACGCTAAAATTGTACAGGATTTACTTAGTAGAATGGTTGATGCTCCACAAAAAATGGACCAAATTATGCAGTTAGCTTTCGTAGCTCGCTATATAGAAAGAATGGCTGATCATGTTACTAATATTTCGGAAGCTATTTTGTATAGTGTAAAAGGTAAACGTATGGACTTAAATCAATGA
- the hflC gene encoding protease modulator HflC, producing the protein MEDNTNVVDMNKSKPSYRGYVISGTVIVVTVLLAALVISNLFIVKQSEIKVVRQFGEIVRVIDEPGLNYKLPFIQSVTSIPKYNLVYNLPPAEINTLDKKMIMVDNYAIWRVVDAKKLIENGRALTIVEGRMGDIIYSNIRTELGRLNYDQIVNSEDSVRGSFNESVRNQVNMLLDRENYGIEVIDVRMKRTDLPESNEQAVYNRMISERESTAQEYLSQGDAEATKIRAETDREVTEMIALANAEAKIIIGEGEQEAARIYNAAYGKDPEFYSMYRTLESYQTTLDGEPVIMIPASSPYAQYLMGAGN; encoded by the coding sequence ATGGAAGATAATACTAACGTTGTAGATATGAATAAGTCTAAACCTTCTTATAGAGGATATGTCATCTCAGGGACTGTTATAGTGGTTACTGTTCTTTTAGCTGCATTAGTTATTTCTAATCTTTTTATTGTAAAACAAAGTGAAATCAAGGTTGTTCGTCAGTTCGGGGAAATTGTTCGCGTTATAGATGAGCCAGGATTAAATTATAAGTTACCTTTTATCCAAAGTGTAACGAGTATTCCGAAATATAATCTTGTCTATAATTTACCACCTGCTGAGATCAATACTTTGGATAAGAAAATGATTATGGTAGATAATTATGCAATATGGAGAGTTGTGGACGCCAAGAAGCTGATTGAAAATGGAAGAGCCCTTACTATTGTTGAAGGTAGGATGGGTGATATTATTTATTCTAATATTAGAACAGAACTAGGTCGATTGAATTATGATCAAATTGTAAATAGTGAGGACTCTGTACGCGGAAGCTTTAATGAAAGTGTTCGCAATCAGGTAAACATGTTACTTGATCGGGAAAATTATGGTATTGAAGTCATTGATGTACGTATGAAGCGTACAGATCTACCTGAAAGTAATGAGCAAGCTGTATATAATCGGATGATTTCAGAGAGAGAAAGTACCGCTCAGGAATATCTATCTCAAGGAGATGCAGAAGCAACCAAAATTCGTGCCGAAACAGATCGTGAGGTAACTGAAATGATTGCCTTAGCAAACGCTGAAGCCAAAATTATTATTGGTGAAGGTGAACAAGAGGCAGCTCGAATATATAACGCAGCGTACGGCAAGGACCCAGAGTTTTATTCCATGTACCGTACTCTTGAATCCTATCAAACTACACTTGACGGTGAGCCCGTTATTATGATTCCAGCAAGCTCACCTTATGCTCAATATTTGATGGGTGCAGGGAACTAA
- the mutM gene encoding DNA-formamidopyrimidine glycosylase — protein MPELPEVEVVARTIASEISGKVIEEVEVFWPKIVNYPDDVEEFKLNIKGQKIGQIRRTGKYLRIEIGDHFELVVHFRMTGKFQRIVKQDKNQKHLHLFFHFVQEEEGLAYIDVRKFGDIFLVPKGEYIRIKGLFHAGVDPLSKDFTFPIFKELIRKKNRHIKAILLDQSMITGLGNYICDEVLWFEGKKGVHPQRLGSSLTDTELKRIFQRIHEVIQESIRLGGNSFRDFSYGEGMKGDFKKMLKMYGRKGEPCFNCGTEIERIIVAGRSTHYCPKCQKNK, from the coding sequence ATGCCTGAATTACCTGAGGTAGAGGTTGTTGCTAGAACGATTGCTAGTGAGATTAGTGGGAAGGTCATTGAAGAGGTCGAGGTGTTTTGGCCTAAAATAGTCAATTATCCAGACGATGTTGAAGAGTTTAAATTGAACATCAAGGGACAAAAAATAGGTCAAATTAGACGAACCGGAAAGTATCTACGCATTGAAATTGGCGATCATTTTGAGCTAGTTGTGCATTTTAGGATGACAGGCAAATTTCAACGTATCGTGAAGCAGGATAAAAATCAAAAACATTTGCATCTTTTTTTCCATTTTGTACAGGAGGAAGAAGGTTTAGCTTATATAGATGTTCGGAAATTCGGGGATATCTTTCTTGTTCCTAAAGGTGAGTATATACGAATTAAGGGGCTGTTCCATGCAGGGGTAGACCCGTTATCGAAAGACTTTACTTTTCCTATATTTAAAGAGCTAATCAGGAAGAAAAATAGACATATCAAAGCGATTTTACTAGATCAATCTATGATTACAGGCTTAGGGAATTATATTTGTGACGAAGTGCTATGGTTTGAAGGGAAAAAAGGAGTACATCCTCAAAGGCTAGGGAGCTCTCTTACAGACACGGAATTAAAAAGGATATTTCAGCGTATACATGAGGTCATTCAGGAATCTATTCGTCTAGGTGGAAATAGCTTTCGTGATTTCTCCTATGGTGAAGGGATGAAGGGGGACTTTAAGAAAATGCTTAAAATGTATGGCCGTAAAGGTGAGCCTTGCTTTAATTGTGGGACTGAAATAGAGAGAATAATCGTTGCAGGACGATCAACACATTATTGCCCTAAATGCCAGAAAAATAAATAG
- the polA gene encoding DNA polymerase I, whose product MSNKLIIMDGNSIAFRAFYALPLLNNDKGVYTNAIYGFTTILLKIIEEEQPTHLLVAFDAGKVTFRHKDFKEYKGKRQKTPSELSEQFPLIRKLLDSFSIKHFELEGYEADDIIGTMTKEADQEKWSTKVYTGDKDMLQLVSDHVHVALTRKGISEVEYYDLDKLDEKYQLKPEQIIDLKGLMGDTSDNIPGVPGVGEKTALKLLHQYETVEKVYEHIEEVTAKKLKENLVNYRDDAFLSKALATIERGAPIELKLEDTVYEGYDKEKVVPFFKEMAFGSLLERVGAEVAELKEEDMEEIVVQTLTVDDQELLKQALISPSALHAEVTEENYHKSPVLGLSIRNKNGLFFVSNPTVQESKDIQQWLKDRGQEKWIYDAKRAEVALSWLGIELEGVHFDTYLAAYLLDPSDSDYTADSIAKKYTGLTISSDEQVYGKGAKRTLPNPEEELEEQVIQHIARKADSIYIVKEKLEEKLEEAELSSLFFELEQPLGRVLAKMELEGVKVERKTLDDMGEELASRLDELTKDIYELAGTEFNINSPKQLGEILFDKLQLPVIKKTKTGYSTNAEVLEKLEPQHEIVGNILHYRQLGKIQSTYIEGLKKVIMAKTSKVHTMFQQTIAATGRLSSIDPNLQNIPIRLEEGRKLRKAFVPAQEGCVLLAADYSQIELRVLAHISEDEGLIEAFKEDKDIHTKTAMDVFHVEEKDVTSLMRRHAKAVNFGIVYGISDYGLSQSLNITRKEAASFIERYFESFPGVKKFMEDVVKQAKKDGYVTTLLHRRRYLPEINSSNFNLRSFAERTAMNTPIQGTAADIIKKAMIDMALKLEEKKLASKLLLQVHDELIFEVPKNEIDIMTKLVPEVMEAAVQLNVPLKVDVDYGDSWYDAK is encoded by the coding sequence ATGAGCAATAAATTGATTATTATGGACGGTAACAGTATAGCCTTTCGAGCATTTTACGCCTTACCTCTGTTAAACAATGACAAGGGAGTCTATACAAATGCTATTTATGGTTTTACAACAATACTTTTGAAGATTATCGAAGAAGAGCAGCCTACACATCTTTTGGTTGCTTTTGATGCTGGTAAAGTGACATTCCGTCATAAAGACTTCAAAGAATATAAAGGCAAAAGGCAGAAAACACCTTCAGAGCTATCCGAGCAATTTCCTCTTATTCGAAAGCTACTAGATTCATTCTCAATTAAGCATTTTGAGCTAGAAGGCTATGAAGCGGATGATATTATAGGCACAATGACTAAGGAAGCTGATCAGGAGAAATGGTCAACCAAGGTATATACGGGAGATAAGGATATGCTGCAGCTTGTCTCTGATCATGTGCATGTTGCTTTAACTCGTAAAGGCATAAGTGAGGTTGAGTACTACGATCTGGACAAGCTTGATGAGAAGTATCAGCTGAAGCCGGAGCAGATTATTGATCTTAAAGGGTTAATGGGAGATACTTCTGATAACATTCCGGGAGTTCCTGGTGTAGGGGAAAAAACAGCCCTAAAGTTGCTTCACCAGTATGAAACGGTTGAGAAAGTATATGAGCATATAGAAGAAGTAACAGCTAAGAAGCTAAAGGAAAACCTAGTAAACTATAGGGATGATGCCTTTCTAAGTAAAGCGCTAGCTACAATAGAAAGAGGAGCTCCAATAGAGCTTAAGCTAGAGGATACAGTTTATGAAGGGTACGATAAGGAAAAGGTTGTTCCATTCTTTAAGGAAATGGCTTTCGGTTCTTTGTTAGAGCGTGTAGGTGCGGAAGTAGCTGAACTGAAAGAAGAAGATATGGAAGAAATCGTTGTACAGACCCTAACAGTAGATGATCAAGAACTACTTAAACAAGCATTAATTTCCCCTTCAGCTTTACATGCTGAGGTAACGGAAGAAAATTATCATAAGTCCCCTGTGTTAGGTCTTAGTATACGTAATAAAAATGGACTTTTCTTTGTTTCTAATCCTACAGTTCAAGAGAGTAAGGATATTCAACAATGGCTTAAGGATCGGGGGCAAGAGAAATGGATTTATGATGCTAAAAGAGCAGAGGTAGCCCTTAGCTGGCTTGGAATTGAGCTTGAAGGTGTCCATTTTGATACGTACCTTGCTGCCTATTTGTTAGATCCTTCAGATTCTGATTACACAGCAGATTCCATCGCTAAGAAGTATACAGGGCTGACGATTAGCAGTGATGAACAGGTCTATGGAAAGGGTGCAAAACGAACACTCCCTAACCCTGAAGAGGAGCTAGAGGAACAGGTTATTCAGCATATTGCGAGGAAGGCAGATTCCATTTATATAGTAAAAGAAAAGCTAGAGGAGAAGCTAGAGGAAGCAGAGCTCAGTTCTCTATTTTTTGAGCTGGAGCAGCCACTTGGACGTGTACTAGCGAAAATGGAGCTAGAAGGTGTTAAGGTTGAACGTAAAACACTAGATGATATGGGCGAAGAGCTTGCTTCTAGGCTTGATGAGCTGACAAAGGACATTTATGAGCTTGCTGGAACAGAGTTTAATATTAATTCACCGAAGCAGCTAGGAGAAATCTTGTTCGATAAGCTTCAGCTTCCTGTGATTAAGAAAACAAAGACAGGATACTCGACAAATGCAGAGGTTTTGGAGAAGCTGGAGCCACAGCATGAGATTGTAGGTAACATCTTGCACTACCGTCAATTAGGGAAAATTCAATCGACGTATATTGAAGGTCTGAAGAAAGTAATCATGGCTAAAACTAGTAAGGTTCATACAATGTTCCAACAAACGATTGCAGCTACAGGAAGATTGAGCTCTATTGATCCAAACCTACAGAACATTCCTATTCGTCTAGAGGAAGGGAGAAAGCTGCGTAAGGCGTTTGTTCCTGCTCAGGAGGGCTGTGTTCTTTTGGCGGCAGACTATTCCCAAATCGAATTGAGAGTACTCGCTCATATTTCAGAGGATGAGGGATTAATAGAAGCTTTTAAGGAAGATAAAGACATCCATACAAAAACAGCAATGGACGTATTTCATGTGGAAGAAAAGGATGTAACATCTTTAATGAGAAGACATGCTAAGGCGGTTAACTTCGGTATTGTGTACGGTATTAGTGACTATGGATTATCCCAAAGCTTAAATATAACAAGGAAGGAAGCAGCAAGCTTTATAGAGCGTTATTTTGAATCCTTCCCAGGTGTTAAAAAATTTATGGAGGATGTTGTTAAGCAGGCCAAAAAGGATGGCTATGTGACAACATTGTTGCATAGAAGACGTTATCTACCTGAAATTAATAGTAGTAACTTTAATTTGCGAAGCTTTGCTGAAAGGACAGCAATGAATACACCTATTCAAGGGACAGCAGCAGATATTATTAAAAAAGCGATGATAGACATGGCCTTGAAGCTTGAAGAGAAGAAGCTAGCTTCAAAGCTACTGCTGCAAGTACATGATGAGCTTATCTTTGAAGTACCAAAGAATGAGATAGATATTATGACAAAACTAGTTCCTGAAGTCATGGAAGCAGCAGTCCAACTGAATGTTCCCCTTAAAGTAGATGTGGATTATGGAGATTCTTGGTACGACGCAAAATAA
- a CDS encoding Rieske (2Fe-2S) protein — protein sequence MENFIYAGSVEKLKENKVKVVKGGQHGVAVLFHEGDVYAIDNRCPHLGFPLHQGSLCDGILTCHWHHARFDVKSGGTLDSWADDMTTYPVEIKQGEIWVSPIPHHKQTISKLRERLKNGLEQNLSLVIAKGVVGLIEAGESAKNITRIGVEFGTKHRQRGWRSGLTILTAMTNILPKLDKNGQILALYQGLVHVARESANMGTRFLLGPLPLNETSSKPSLEKFAQWYRHSVEVRDTQGAERVILTAIESGATNEQLADMMMTAVTDHFYMNVGHTLDFHNKAFEVLEHIGAEHRAYVLTSIIPELSNASRSEEQHSWQSPVNLVEQLHTTFKELTPTLESKSTTVAQVDEQALVNHILGDQPGETLKALLTALKEGMSPVKLAQIVTLAAGERLARFHVQNELGDWITVLHTFTHAHAVHESLKRSTTPELIRAVFHTAMSIYLDRFLNTPAARRPKPDSTVSSVPQAEELLQMLDRQQQTDQAGKWVITYLAQGGDKQDLFNTLGHALVREDAEFHTFQMYEAAVTEHDHWQKEEESFAEYAQETMILALTRYLAAHSPTSREIPHTARIAMRLHRGEKLFEDEN from the coding sequence ATGGAAAATTTCATTTATGCAGGATCAGTTGAGAAGCTAAAGGAGAATAAGGTAAAAGTAGTGAAGGGTGGGCAGCATGGTGTAGCCGTACTATTTCACGAGGGTGACGTATATGCTATTGATAATCGGTGTCCACATCTAGGTTTTCCTCTGCATCAGGGAAGTTTATGTGATGGAATATTAACCTGCCATTGGCATCACGCACGGTTTGATGTAAAAAGTGGAGGAACGCTTGATTCTTGGGCGGATGATATGACTACATATCCTGTAGAGATCAAACAAGGAGAGATATGGGTTAGTCCGATTCCACATCATAAACAGACGATTAGCAAGCTTCGTGAGAGATTAAAGAATGGATTAGAGCAGAATCTCAGCCTTGTAATTGCCAAAGGAGTAGTTGGCTTGATCGAAGCTGGTGAGTCGGCAAAGAATATTACGCGTATCGGGGTTGAATTTGGAACGAAGCACCGTCAGAGAGGCTGGCGTTCAGGTCTAACTATTCTTACCGCGATGACGAATATCTTACCTAAGCTAGATAAGAATGGGCAGATCCTAGCGCTGTATCAAGGACTTGTGCATGTAGCAAGAGAAAGTGCAAACATGGGTACTCGTTTTCTTCTTGGTCCTCTGCCATTAAACGAAACGTCAAGTAAACCTTCACTAGAAAAGTTTGCTCAATGGTATCGTCATAGCGTAGAAGTTAGAGATACACAAGGGGCTGAGAGAGTCATTTTAACGGCTATCGAATCTGGAGCAACAAACGAGCAGCTTGCGGATATGATGATGACAGCAGTCACTGATCACTTTTATATGAATGTTGGTCACACCTTGGATTTTCATAATAAAGCTTTTGAAGTTCTCGAACATATTGGAGCTGAACATCGTGCATATGTCCTTACATCGATTATCCCCGAACTATCAAATGCTTCGCGTAGCGAGGAACAGCATAGCTGGCAGTCCCCTGTGAATCTTGTTGAACAGCTGCACACGACCTTTAAGGAACTGACACCTACATTAGAGTCGAAATCTACTACGGTTGCTCAAGTGGATGAGCAAGCTTTGGTGAATCATATTTTAGGTGATCAGCCTGGGGAAACATTGAAGGCTTTATTAACAGCACTAAAAGAGGGAATGTCTCCAGTAAAGCTCGCTCAAATAGTCACATTAGCAGCAGGAGAACGCTTGGCTCGCTTTCATGTACAGAATGAGCTAGGGGACTGGATTACTGTTTTACACACATTTACACACGCACATGCCGTTCATGAGTCCTTAAAGCGCTCAACCACTCCTGAACTGATCCGAGCCGTTTTTCACACAGCTATGAGTATCTATCTGGATCGCTTTCTTAATACTCCTGCTGCGCGTCGACCGAAGCCAGATTCTACTGTCAGTTCTGTCCCTCAGGCTGAGGAGTTGCTACAGATGTTAGACAGGCAACAGCAAACTGATCAAGCGGGGAAATGGGTGATTACCTATTTAGCTCAAGGAGGAGATAAGCAGGATCTTTTCAATACGCTAGGTCATGCCTTAGTTCGTGAGGACGCCGAATTTCATACCTTCCAAATGTACGAGGCTGCTGTTACGGAGCATGATCATTGGCAAAAGGAGGAGGAGAGTTTTGCTGAATATGCACAGGAGACGATGATTTTGGCCTTGACTCGCTATTTGGCGGCGCACTCTCCAACTTCTCGTGAAATCCCTCATACTGCTCGTATTGCTATGCGCTTACATCGAGGAGAGAAATTGTTCGAGGATGAGAACTAG